A region of the Chloroflexota bacterium genome:
CTGCCCGGTCGGGAAAGCCCTTGTAGGGCAGTATTTCAGATGCCAGCAGATCACTGTCTTCGACAATTGCTGCCTTCGCGGAAACAATTCCCAGGTCACATCCAGCGTATATCAATCCCAGTGACTCCCTGTCCTGCTCTTGACTCTCACCCTCATCCCTTCGCTCCGAATGGTTCGGCAGTGAGCCAGCGCAGATGTCGGAGTAAGTCTGATAATTTTACCTTTACTTCCATCCATCGTTCTACCCCCAGACATCCAGGTTGTCCGACTGCTTTCGTGACGCCTTCCAGGCGTCCAGAATGCCTATCATCAGAGCTTACCGAAGACGATAGCCAATTCATCTCCATCTTTGAGAGGCTCAGTGAATTGATCAGGCGGTATCTTCTCACGCATCTCTGGGTCATTGACGAAGAACCATATAAGCGGTAGCAGGTTAATTTCCTTGTCATATGCCCATTGCCTCATGGAGGGATATCGCTTCAACATGATCTGTAAGCACTCCAGGGGGTTGGCCGCCCTCACCTCGAACACTTCTGGTTTATCACTGAGCTGGCTCAAATGGCGAAGCGTCGGAGACAAGGTGACTCTTACTTTTGCCTTTGACTTCATCTTCTTTCTCCCACATCAAATGCCCGCTGTACTCCCGATGATCAGCATTTCGTCTCTTGTGAGTTCATTCTCCTATCGAACTCGGCCTTCCTTCCTCTGCTGGTCTGTCTAAGGTTTCTTGAGGGGCTGAACTTTTCCTTCCATATTCATCAGGTAATAGCGCTTCACTGATCGAACACCCTGTTCCAGGCAATTGATGACTGCCAGCAATCTCTGGCCGTCTTCAAGCAGCCGGGGATCTAGAATCGCATTCCTGTCAAGAAGCTGCTGCATAGATTCGACTGGGAAGACTACTTTGTCCCATTCAAGGCAGCGCTGGCCGCAGGCCTCGAGGGCTTTCGAGAGAAGAAGACCTGCATAAGCCAAAGGGGGTCCTCCGCTGCCGTTCTCCGAGTTCCATTGTCTGTCCATATCGATAGCGCTCTTAACATCCTGCGCCGTCATGGCAGAGACCTCCGCATCACGAGTACAGAGAAATTTATTGATGACGCTCAGCATGCTTGAGGCAGCACTCTCAAGAGAGCCTCTTCTTGCATCCGCGGGAAGCCCCGCTTGAACCTCAATGGTACTGAACCAAACGGAGATCATGTGTGCACTGCATACCTCGATTAGAGAGAGGGTCTTTTGGTCGTCACCTTTGCCCCAGGCCTTCTTGACCGCATCGACTTCCCGGATCAGAGCCTGCGCTGCCGATGTACCTCCGATAAGCCACGCCATATGAACCATATATTCATAATCTTCAGTCACATAGCCCCTTATTTTGTATTTCTGGCGAAGCATCTCGGCGATTCCATCTGAAGCGTAGAGGAAAAGGCGCTTGGTCACACGCCGTGGCGCCTCATCGAATAACGGTGGACACCATGATGACATTTACGCCTCCTTTCAGGCCAGCTCACGCTTGAACTGGCCAAGCTATTCGGGTGACTGACCCCCGCTGCCAGGGCCCGTTACCGCAGCCGG
Encoded here:
- a CDS encoding MoaD/ThiS family protein — encoded protein: MKSKAKVRVTLSPTLRHLSQLSDKPEVFEVRAANPLECLQIMLKRYPSMRQWAYDKEINLLPLIWFFVNDPEMREKIPPDQFTEPLKDGDELAIVFGKL